The sequence ACCATCAGCTGGTTGTTACAGTTGGCGCCTTCCTGTTCTTCACCAACCTGCAACTTTAACCACACAGCCCAACATTAACTCTTCATTAAAAAGCTCACGATGCACTGGTGTTTATAGTAAGAGCTTTACCTGTTGTACCACGGTAACAGTGCCTGGAGCCATGGTAACCATGGAGGTGACGGCATCCTGAGTCTCTGTGACATGCTCAATATCACCTGAACAGAAGAAACACGCTGAGGTATAAAGAGAACCATCTAGCAAACATAGTGACTTCTAATACCTGAATCCTGTGGGTCCATTAATGGAGCTTCTGTTTGATGCTCTTCATTCTCCACAGACACATACTGGGCCTCTGTTTCCTGACCCGCCTGCTTATTTAAACACATTGtagaacaaagtgaaacaaaaaaaaaaaccatctgtATGGAGTAAAACAGCAAATTTAAGAACTATTTACCTCAAAATGGCCATCGACAATTTTTAGGCTGTGTTTGCTCTTGAGGTGACGGTTCAACTCCCACTTTGTTCGATAAACACAGTCACATTCAGGACATATCATACCACctaaacaaaataagataaagaaATGTTGACAGatgatgaaaacttttttttttccatgtatctatttatttagcacacattaaaacaacatttaaggTGCAAGGAGGGAACGAAGCCCAGAGGGCTTATATaagagctccacccctttcaataaacacaaacaatttaaaataaaggctaataaataaacacttgagacaaaatgtacaattcaactttgatatatgaggaaaactaatatataaacaaatttcacaaaattaatatcaaaagaaaaatgaaaatattaatagaagatcaaaaaataaatataaaattaatacatatatacagtatatgtgcatacatatatactgtatataatcatGGTGGCATAAATTAAAATGAGAGAGGGCATGAAGTAATTAGTCGTTTGTTTGcacaatgtagcaaaaataatcTGTGTGCAGATATTTGTCAAAAGAACGAGATAGTTTGGACCTTGTTGTTTCACAGCGTCAGCATCAGGCAGTCCCGGTTTAACGTCCTCATAAGTCTGATCAGGGTGTTTCAGATTGTAGTGACGCTTCAGGGCCGCAGCATTGTTACAGGAGTACTGACAGTGAGCACACTGAAACGGCTACCAGGACAGAAATAACCACACACCAGGTCAGCGACAGTGAAATGTATTTATGGCGACATGGAGAGTTGTTCTGTGTTTGAAACTGTGTTTCTGACCTTAAATTCACAATGTTGTTCCATGTGTCTGAGCAAAGATGGTCTGGAACCAGAGGTGTAGTCACACACTGAGCATTGAAACTGCTTCCctggacaaaaaaacaacactcatCACCATTTCATTGCTATTGATTAGTTCATTTTGTCGTACCTTTATCTGTGTGGCTCAGTCGGTGGCTTTTCAGCGTGCCTTTGGATTTGAACTTTTTGCCACACAGGTCACACAGATGTGGCCTGTCTGTGTTGTGTCGGTTCATGTGCGTTTTCAGGTTGCTCCTGCTACGGGAGGCGTAGTCGCACATACTGCAGGTGTATGGTTTCACACCTGCAAGCAAAAACACACGCAAAAACTAAACTTAACAAATCACTTCTGATGagacagaaataaaagaaaagaggtGATCATTGTCTTAATTGCCAGATCTTAGGGCCAGAtgggaaaaagagagaaaatgaaCCTTTAGGATTGAACTTTAATATATAAGCCTAGATATCGCGATATCAAAACGTTACAAAATGTGACATCGAGGGTATACAATTATGCTCGGTGGgtccgttaaaaaaaaaaatccacacatacACTCCagattgtttttactttttatattcCTATCAATTTGAAAATATCATACCAAGAGTTAGTATGTAACAGTATGTCCAGAGTCAAACAAAAGTGTGGTtagttttacatatttttctgtttgtaaaaaaaagtgtatcatATCGTTATCGCGAGCCCATTATTGTCTatcacagtgtttttcaaccttggggtcgtgatcccatgtggggtcacctggaattaacaCTGCGACATCTGAAGTGTCTAGGAAttggaaagaagaaaaaaataaataaaaattatatatatatatataaaataactgattaaaattctactgttatttttgaaaaaataaaaacattcttttttaaatcaacactATTATAATACACAATATCATCTAATCTCAAACTTtctaaaatgtaaatctagctcaaataaaatgtagtataaaaatatctgaggtggcgtGTCACTTATCTACTATGTATTTATAACACACGataacaaatatgatcaaaaaataagtcttaaaaaaaaatatctctgtGGTCAATAATGAgcgtgatattaaaatggggtcatgaccctaaaaggttgggaacctctggtcTATTGTAATATATTGTGAACACAGTGTATCGTTCCACACTGCAAAACAAGTTACACATCTTCCCAGCGAAACACAAACGACGATCTCCGTTCGTTTGGCTTTTCATCATTTTCCGAATCACATGACATGTTTCTATGCGTGCCCTCCGTGACATCTATGTATACTTTCTGTCTCATTCGCCTATCTGGTAGCTAGACAGGAGTGTGTGTTCCGTGTCACACCTTGATGGGCCCAGATGTGTTGCTGAAAGTCGCTGCTGTTCTTCAGGAAGTACGAGTCACAGTACGGGCACATCTCTGCACGCTGCACCATCATTCCTTTACCTCGTGCAGCTGGTGCGTCTGTCCAAAAACATGGAATACGGTGAGCGAACGGGCACGTACACACACAGCTGGGATGTGATGTCTAGATGAAACACAATGTCCAGATTATCCAAACAGTAGCTCTAGCCACATAAACTGTGACACCGACCAAACATTGTGCCAACACAGTGGGTGACCAGATGGTTCATAAAAATAGCAGCGCAGTCTGTTTCTGGcacataaacattaaacaaatgcAGGTGGAAAGTGGTTTCGACAAATGGTTTTCAAAGAGAGAACAAGACTCTCTAGAGGACTGTGTCACATGACTAAATTTGTAATGTCTGGTATATTAACTTTTCAGATAAATTATAGCTTTAGGGAATCAAAACTCAActcttttaaaatgtgaaaagtatCAGTTTATTCACCAGTGAAATATATGTATTAACCTGCATCTCTGCCATTTTCTGCTCTTAAAATACCAACAGTGTAAAAACACCCAcaagaacagtggttcccaaccttttacaggccatgaccccatttttatatacAAATTTGGTTTGAGGATGTGTGTGGTaaagaatattaataattattgtatatctgtacagtggggcaaaaaagtatttagtcagccaccaattgtgcaagttctccaaCTTAAAATtctgagagaggcctgtaattttcatcataggtttacctcaactatgagggacaaaatgagaaaaaaaaaatccagaaaatcaaattgggagaacttgcacaattggtggctgactaaatacttttttgccccactgtattatatttgtatatttttattattattaatttatcttttttcCACTGTATTGTGTGCACTTAACAATTTTTAACTTAAttactgtatgtatgtttttttttttttcttgttacgTGTTTCTTCTTTATATTTGCAATATTTCTCAAGCCTCTGTAACAAAATAATTTCCCCCAGGAATCAATAAAGTATGCCTGatttaaacaatgaaaacaaatttcataataattccaaaaaactaaaatataactttaatcagtattttttattaactactagacatttcagaggacacccattttaattccaggcgaccccacgtgGGGCCACGAGTCACAACCCCctgtttgaaaaacactgcactagAATCATTCATATTGTTCTTCTTGTCTccacatgtgtttgtgtgcttctTACCAGGATGAGATGTTTTAATGTGACTTTTCAGCCTGTGCTCTGACAAGCTTTGTTTGCAAACAGGGCAGCTCACAGCCTTTCCCTGTAAACATCAATAGTGTAAAGTATACATCATTcatttcttcatttaaaaaaaaaaagaatagcaTGTCATTACGGTAATTAATGACCTTTTCCTGATGCGTCTTGAGGTGGGCTTGAAGTTTGTACTTGTCAGACGTCGTGTATTTACATCCTGTTTTTGAACAAGCCAGTGACAGGCCACTGTGCTTCTGCAACTGGTGTCGCTTTAAAGAGCTCTTGGTGATGGAGGAGTAGCTACACTTGGAACAGTAGTGCGAGTGCTCCttggtgtgtgtgcgcacgtggACGTTGTAATGAACTTTGTACCAGAAGAGTTTACCTGTGCAGTAAACGTGTGCGTTTAGAAGCAGTAAATGCTGTTCAACACTAAAGGAAtatagttgttgtttgttttaaaatccatttttttacTTCAACAACAAACAGTTCATCATCTTACCGCAGTATTGGCATTCCAGCTCTCCATAAATCTTCCTGAGCCGCTGAAAAATCTCCATACTAAGCTGAGTCTTTTTaagagaagaaaaaacctcCTGGAAGGCATTTTGATGGACTAACTGTGAGCCCTACCAGAAGAGATGAACAAATCAGAAACACGTCAAAACAGCACAGCCTTCATAAAAATCAAATTATACTTATTTGGAGAAATCCAAATAAATTAGTAAAACTCTAGCAATgatagaggtgtaaagagtactgatatatccaacTCAagtagtactgttacttgattgaaattgtactcaagtacaagttagggctgggcgactaattgcatttgcgatattatcgcaatatcataaaatgtgattttctaatcgcaaaagtggcaattttttatattttttttcttctcctgtcttgttaagttcagagtgtgtTTAAAAAGTGCAGTCCACTTGTtgacatgtttcatgaaatgtgaagttagttagatatgtttaagaggtaaagccacagatttgtttgctttattgttgtaatccgtgctttaaaatgtttattttatatttatttaaagtttaaataaatctaaaattgtttattatgaaacagattgatttttggtaataaatcctgCCACGGCTTCCTTGCAATCAGTAAACATCTCGTGTTTCAAATGTcaaattgtcaaaatgtacaattctttttaaataaaataacaccaatcaaTTCGATtagaaataatacaatttatcaggctctaagtatagaatAGTTCCCAGgtcatttatgaactctaaaactaagaaaataaccagcattcaatgctgttttggcgccatgCGTTAcgtttattctgattggtcggctatgatgtgatgcatttgattgttgtctgcctggtcatttcattttttatagtttcacaatgtccgttgatcattttaaaacaaaaaaataataatttacacaggggtgtagaaatgtatcaaattacTTTACTGATTTTGAAACATActaaagtacaaataaaatgacttatttagaaatgtactcaaaaaagtacaagtaccaataacagcaactcaattacagtaacacgagtacttgtaatccattttTTTCACCTCTGAGCATTGTTAACATAGTAAGACAAAAAGACTTTAAACTTGTATTAAAGCCTCTACAATCAGTTAGAATCCAAGaatgttcattgtttttatcACTTTATCCTTAATACTGTTAGTATGGGTCGGCTGGAGTTTAACAATGATCCCTATAAATATGAACAAATATtggtaatagtaataaaaagcaTGATTTATGTGTGAGAATCCTGCCCATCTTTGGTCGTcctaaaataaaagctttgctCACCTTTGTCTTTGCAGCTGTTGAAGGAGCTAGAAATGCAGATGTGTTTCCaggtgttgtgtttgtgtttgccaGAGTCTTGTCTTGCAGAGGTGGAGTCTGAGTGCTCTCTGGTGTTAAACAGGTGTGTGCGCCATCTTTGTTTGCACCTTCAGCTGCAGTGCTCTCCGTAGCCGATGGGCAATCATCAGGACTCTCCTGAGAATTCAACTTATCACTGGTTTTGAGCTCATctgtttctttctcttcttcctGTGCATGCACTTCCTCCTCCTGGGATTCTGCCCATTGTTGATCCACTGTTCCCGTCAGCATCACTCCTTCTTTTCCTCCACCCTGAGCACCTTCGCCCCCCAATGCTACTCCTTCTACCTGTAGCCCTCCTCTGTCTGCGCGCTCACCCTCCTCACTCTCCCACAGTCCTCGTCCAGGCTGGATGAGGTAGAAGCTGCTGTTTATAGAACCAGTAAAAGCCTGCTCCTGGTCTAGCTCAGGGTGACACTCTTTCAGGTGCTTCTTTAGTCTCTGCGAGCTGACAAACTTCTCGTCGCACCTGCAGCAGAGGTAAATGAAGATGTGCCTTCTGACGTGAGCAGTGAGTGCAGACATTTTAGTGGCAGCGTGGTCACAGAGAACACAGGCGAAGGGACGCTGGGGTCCGTGGACTAAGAGGTGACGCTCCCGTTCTAACTGGTTCTTGAAGCGACGGTTACAGGTGGGGCAGTGATACAGGAGTTGTCTGAGACCCTGACGAGTCTTTAATctgaacagaaaaaaaggaTTTCAACCAATCTCACATTTTGAACATTTGCTCTAAAGATTCAGGACTTcccaatttatttctttttgctgAATAATAAGAAATGCAAAGACTGTATATAATATTGTTTACCCTCAACTGATAAATTGCTTGTAAATCTTTCAAAACAACatgtatgaataaaaaataatgttaaacgAAAACCTTCTCTTGATATCAAATgtttatcaaaattaaaataataattcaatttaaGATAATTGAAACAAGGGCACTCAGAGAGAGCAAACCtccgccaaatatcctctttgccagataatGACAGATATCTGGATCAGGGATCATGTGATCATTCATATTTTGAATGCTTGTAAGAAATGTATATTCCCATTAATAATGACAGtatgtccaaatgtatgggtacCCCCCATTTTGGGGAAAAATCGCAATGAAACGAGCAATCTAAATCCGATCCAAATGAAACTCAAAATGCTAATTGAaaaaccaacccgacataacggAATCAAATTTTATAAAGATCGGTGATCTACTGTAGATCCcctatgaaatataaatataatggaTTCTTCCATGGTGCTCACAATCaaataaacaccagtgaaaatatgaccaTATCTCTTTAGCTGAGGTAAATATTTGGTGACATTTTTTCTGACATCATTGAtactgatttctttttttttttctgattggctCACAGAAATTGTATAATTCCTGATATTAtgaaaaaagcaacaattaTTTCCTATAGTCACTCTAGTGTACAAATATAACAACCGGTACATAATGATAAAGATAATCAATAACTAGCTTCCTGATCCCTAGTGTGGATCTGTGTTTCCTCTTCCTCAAACCTCCTTAAAGCTCCAGCTCCCGTGGGTAAAAACCGAGCTCTCTGCTGTGGATCAAACCTGAGCTGCTGGTAACTCTGCTGAACTGCTGGATCTTCCAGGTTGTGTCGTTTCTCCATGTGTTTCAGCAAATTCTTCACGTCCGAGTACTTCTTCTCACAGAAGCTGCAGTGCTGCTTCACCTTCATGTGGACTCGTTCGATGTGAACCTGCacgtcacacacacaatcacaaacaACCACGGATACTGTATGATGAGACTAACACAAGCACGGCAAAAAGATCAAGGTTCCCATTTTAAAGTGCGTACTACACATACAGGTAGTCTCAATGTCAGTGATGACAAGAAAGTACCTTCAGGTGTCCTTGGCTGAGGCAGTTGAATGGACAATGTGGACACGTGAACTTCTCCCCCGTGTGCTTCCTCACGTGAACATTCAGGTTGGCtgtaaaagaaatgaaaacaatcctcccattcttttctccCTCAGTTCATTTGTAAAGAAAATGAACATGCTTACCTTTAATGGCGGAGGCGTAGTCACAGTGTGGACACTGGAAGGGTTTCTCCTGAGTGTGGATCCGCAGGTGATCCACCAAAGTGTGTCTGAACTTAAAAATCTTATTGCAGAACTCGCATGCAAAAATCTTCAACTGCCTCTGAAGTAAACTATAAGACAAAGTATGATGGAGTGAGACATTTTTTAATCTGGCACCGTCTGCGCACTAGACTATAGAACAAAAGCATAGTTAAAGAAGTGACAGGTAGACTGAATTTAGAGAGAAATAGCAGAAGAGATGAAACACAAATGACTGggggggtgaaaaaaaaaaaaaatcgattttgcGATGTATCGCGATTTTTtgggtgctgattttaaattgcttttttttattcaaaaaccatttttttaattcaaaaaactatttattttttttaatcaatatttttgtgtatttgtgcaatatttcagtggttacaatgctttcaatgtgttgcaatggctacttgatgcacttgattttatgatggcagtgaaaatgtgcaaaaacactaatagtAAATAATAAACAGGATGTaatgaagcaaatagttttgacgcaatttgtcctctgaataatcaatatcttctgatgaacatatacagcaacttaatttttcatctctatgtttaattttgatataaaCTGGTtagaatatcgcaatatatcacgACCCAAGTAttgtgatacgtatcgtattgcaacatccttgccaatactcacccctacaaATGACTTTGCACAAAGCAGATGTAGTCTGCTATATTTTACTGCTTTCATAAGGAATATGAGTTATTTCTGAATTACTTGGTGGCATCCTGCTTGATGGAATATTCCTGGAAACCTTTAGAATTTCCTGTTGCTGATGTTTGCGCTGAGGTGGTTTCAGACCTGTGAGAGGAAAAGATGTCCATCACGTGATCAGCAGATtgataaatgtacagtatatatcccAATATTGGAACACTAAACATGGTTTAAACAAGCCTCTGGTTGTTTATTCCAACTATTGTAcagttttgtatttaaaaatgataGTGAGTTGTGTTGTACCTCGTCTCCAGGCCAGTTTCTGGACTGGCTTCCATAGCTCCACTTGTGCCATCTTGGGATTTAGTCTGGAAATCTCCATTCTGAGTGACaatcaaataaattattaaaaatgttaaaaatggtttaaaaaaaaattagtttttttcacaGCTTTCTTTTAACTACTAATACTAAGCATTGTGGATATTAACTGGATTTAAGCAATAAATGCCAAACCAATGAAACCATTTTACTAATCTGACATCAACATCATAGCTGAACTTTGTggtaaaataaacttttttttttgtttctttcttaaAATCATACCTGTGCTTGTGGTTCAGATTCTCTTTGTACTGAACCGTCCACCAAAGGAACTATTTTAGAAATACCTGAAGGGATCAAGGTCTGCTTTAATCATCGGGTAAAAAAtggttttaatataaaaaaaaatttaaataagttaaaaaaaaaaaaaaaaaaaatggcacaatACGTTTTAAAAAGTCACCTGGGAACGTTTCATCTTCAGTCAGGACAACACTGATgactctttttttgttttctgtgttcaggTTTTCTACCTTTGACCCACGTTTGCTTCTGGAGGCTTTAAAGTTTTTTGCATCTACAAAGAGAgagtaaattttaaaaaaaaaatcattttccaaCATTTGGAGCATCAATTGGGAAAATCGAACCAGGTTGATTCTAAACTGGCCTTTCTCTGTTGGGTCTTTTGGTCTTTTTTGACTTAGTTTGATCTGGTTTTGCTCTCCTCCAGGATGTAGGTTTTCAGATGCTTCCCCTCCCGTTTCTTCATAAGAATgcactaaaataacaaaataaataaacagtctgGCATGTGCACACACAGTCTGTAAACTATAGATCTAGAGCGAGAAAATGCAAACATTTGCATTTATTCTTAATCAGCCCGTTAATATTAACCACCCCGTCTGAGTTACCATCTTCTTCTTCATGATCCTCCTCACTTATGCAGATGTGTTTGAGGATCTGTCGTCTGTTGCAAAATGAGCGATGACAGTTTCTGCATTCTAACTTCCCATCATGGGTGTCACCTTAAAAGGAgaaaacaaactctgagtcataAACAAAGAAGATGCTTTAAAGattagaatttttttgttttttgcaacaGTTACTTAAAAccgaagaggaaaaaaagattcTGACCATTATTGGTGTCACAGTGTTGGTCTCCCTCATCATTCATCTGTTCTTTTTGACCTTCATGTTCTGGTGATTGTGAAGACGCAGGCTTTCGCTCCAATAAGTCTCTGTGAAGCTTCTTTGTGGATCCTTTTGGTCTTCCCCGTTTTCTCTTTCCTAGGGTGTAAGAAGCcgaagttgtttaatttccttttgcattttaaatccttttacTAATTTGTATACATTTTACAATGTAGTTACACACAGCTTTTTAAGATCTGGACAATCCTGGGCACTGGCAAACACATGATCTTATGGTTGAAGGTAATAAATCTAATGCTGCGTTACTCCAACCTGTGAGGTTCTCCTTCAGCTCTGCTTGAAGTGGCTGCAAtgcaatgatgatgtcatctaGATGCGCCTGCTCTGGATGCTGCTGTGAACAGTGATCTACCAACTGGGAGCGACTGGGAGAAAAAAGGTTGCACAGCCGACACATGAACACAGAACCAGCTggtgaaagagaaaaggagAAAGTGGCAGTTTTAGAGACAGATTTTAATCATGGGATGTTGAATGGGCTTTCTCGCTTTCTATCTCTAGATTCATAAagtaataaacatatttttattttattttttgcattcgGCATTAGTTGTTTTCACCTCGGCcagtatggaagcccgtttccgccacaaaaaaaaaaaataaataaatcatcaaggaaagtcataattatgagaaacaaagtcataattatgagttagtaaagtcaaaattatgagaaagaaacatttttggtacatccatctgtacccatggcattgaccagaaatctccatttgttgttcaataaacTGAGCTACTTCAGCCACATGAGTTTTATCCCTTCGACGccagagcctctttttgcttagtatcttttcaaggttgcgtttactcagcatatttctatgtgaatttgcaagaaaagtatttcatcatttgtaaagccctgtctaaagtagtctttgatagtcttatcagccatctctcagtgtcagctcaccacatgaacaagctgctgtaaatgtgtttaagtatctcataattatgactttcaatctcataattatgacttactaactcataattatgacttactaactcataattatgactttctgtctcataactatgactttctatctcataattatgacttactaactcataattatgacttttttctcataattatgacttttttctcataattatgactttctatctcataattatgactttggtttgttttttgtttctatgCCTTATCACTCTGCAGGATCAAATatttaacaatgtatttaatCATGCTTTTGTTATGCCACGTTGTATTCAACAAATGTAGAAGAATCATCTTTTGGGGGGAAATGAAatacatgtgaatgaaaacaggTGCACTGTCTGCCTTTAGCCATAAACACAACATTACCTTATGCCCGATTAATGTGTGCTTTTAAGAAAGGTGGCAAGTGCCTCTTTAAAGTTTTACGATCGTTCCCTGGgtacaaaaactacattttgtcTGAACGGAGCCTACCAGTGATCCACACATGTGGATACAAACAGGATTGTTTTTATTACACCTATAACCGAAGCTAGCGCGACAACCCCAAAACCACATTCGCGCTTTAAGATAAAGTCATTTCTTACCTGCATTTTGTCCATTCATCTTCTACAACAAAGGTGAGACACACGTGTTGAAATTCCTTCGGTGATAAGATGTACtgcacatttaaaatcaacCGGTGGTTGGCTTTTAAAGTCTTGTTTATGCTTTACGGTGGTGTAAAATATCTGTCGAATCTGCTACGCAAGTCCGTGTTGTCAGCGGAAGTAACCAGACTATAACATGACTAATGCACTGATAGCGCCCTCTGTGGTAGAAGGAGTTTACTGCATGTTTGGTTGTGAAGttgagaaatgtgttttttccacagaaacacGTTTCAGGAACTTAAACTATTATTCAAATGCTGTTGAATATGGAATCAcaggaaaattagaatattataCACATGATATTCTTTAGGTACAAGctacagaagaggattagggccaattttgatggagaaaataattttaataaagtcGAGATTTCGAGAATAATGTCGAAATATAACATGCACTCCTTAAACTTATTTAAATGCTAATACTATTGTTTGTGACATATGTTTTATAGtgtaagaaaatatattttttaagcagtttgttgtatattttcatttttatacgTTCTTTTTATAATAACTTGTTTTCCACGCAAATATAtattagggttttttttctatagGTCATGCAACCCCTTGCTTATATACTATAAAGGTAATTTTTTATTCAGGTGAAAACTAAAACATTGTTTGgatgcatttaaaaatatatatatatatttagagagagagagagttaggATTGCTCTTAGAATATACTTAGAATACACATTTTAGAAACTGGTCAAACCAAATATAAAGATtaaagattcaaagtgtttattatcatgtgcACAGTAAAGAAACGTCTTTTCCTGCACAATTACGTTCTATTTTGCTCCCCACCTGGATgccacaaagaaataaaaataaaaacaaattttaaacaaagaacaaaaacccaaataaataaagaaaaaaatatagtgacaataattataataatttaaaaattaataacgATAAATATGTACATGGTAGAAAA is a genomic window of Gouania willdenowi chromosome 16, fGouWil2.1, whole genome shotgun sequence containing:
- the zfat gene encoding zinc finger protein ZFAT isoform X2, with the protein product MNGQNAAGSVFMCRLCNLFSPSRSQLVDHCSQQHPEQAHLDDIIIALQPLQAELKENLTGKRKRGRPKGSTKKLHRDLLERKPASSQSPEHEGQKEQMNDEGDQHCDTNNGDTHDGKLECRNCHRSFCNRRQILKHICISEEDHEEEDVHSYEETGGEASENLHPGGEQNQIKLSQKRPKDPTEKDAKNFKASRSKRGSKVENLNTENKKRVISVVLTEDETFPGDFLKRISKIVPLVDGSVQRESEPQAQNGDFQTKSQDGTSGAMEASPETGLETRSETTSAQTSATGNSKGFQEYSIKQDATNLLQRQLKIFACEFCNKIFKFRHTLVDHLRIHTQEKPFQCPHCDYASAIKANLNVHVRKHTGEKFTCPHCPFNCLSQGHLKVHIERVHMKVKQHCSFCEKKYSDVKNLLKHMEKRHNLEDPAVQQSYQQLRLKTRQGLRQLLYHCPTCNRRFKNQLERERHLLVHGPQRPFACVLCDHAATKMSALTAHVRRHIFIYLCCRCDEKFVSSQRLKKHLKECHPELDQEQAFTGSINSSFYLIQPGRGLWESEEGERADRGGLQVEGVALGGEGAQGGGKEGVMLTGTVDQQWAESQEEEVHAQEEEKETDELKTSDKLNSQESPDDCPSATESTAAEGANKDGAHTCLTPESTQTPPLQDKTLANTNTTPGNTSAFLAPSTAAKTKGSQLVHQNAFQEVFSSLKKTQLSMEIFQRLRKIYGELECQYCGKLFWYKVHYNVHVRTHTKEHSHYCSKCSYSSITKSSLKRHQLQKHSGLSLACSKTGCKYTTSDKYKLQAHLKTHQEKGKAVSCPVCKQSLSEHRLKSHIKTSHPDAPAARGKGMMVQRAEMCPYCDSYFLKNSSDFQQHIWAHQGVKPYTCSMCDYASRSRSNLKTHMNRHNTDRPHLCDLCGKKFKSKGTLKSHRLSHTDKGKQFQCSVCDYTSGSRPSLLRHMEQHCEFKPFQCAHCQYSCNNAAALKRHYNLKHPDQTYEDVKPGLPDADAVKQQGGMICPECDCVYRTKWELNRHLKSKHSLKIVDGHFEAGQETEAQYVSVENEEHQTEAPLMDPQDSGDIEHVTETQDAVTSMVTMAPGTVTVVQQLQVGEEQEGANCNNQLMVLQADGSLDGNQVMVVEETHGLEALTVLTQGDNTHHYIVYVQEHTVEIN
- the zfat gene encoding zinc finger protein ZFAT isoform X3, with protein sequence MNGQNAAGSVFMCRLCNLFSPSRSQLVDHCSQQHPEQAHLDDIIIALQPLQAELKENLTGKRKRGRPKGSTKKLHRDLLERKPASSQSPEHEGQKEQMNDEGDQHCDTNNGDTHDGKLECRNCHRSFCNRRQILKHICISEEDHEEEDVHSYEETGGEASENLHPGGEQNQIKLSQKRPKDPTEKDAKNFKASRSKRGSKVENLNTENKKRVISVVLTEDETFPGISKIVPLVDGSVQRESEPQAQNGDFQTKSQDGTSGAMEASPETGLETRSETTSAQTSATGNSKGFQEYSIKQDATNLLQRQLKIFACEFCNKIFKFRHTLVDHLRIHTQEKPFQCPHCDYASAIKANLNVHVRKHTGEKFTCPHCPFNCLSQGHLKVHIERVHMKVKQHCSFCEKKYSDVKNLLKHMEKRHNLEDPAVQQSYQQLRLKTRQGLRQLLYHCPTCNRRFKNQLERERHLLVHGPQRPFACVLCDHAATKMSALTAHVRRHIFIYLCCRCDEKFVSSQRLKKHLKECHPELDQEQAFTGSINSSFYLIQPGRGLWESEEGERADRGGLQVEGVALGGEGAQGGGKEGVMLTGTVDQQWAESQEEEVHAQEEEKETDELKTSDKLNSQESPDDCPSATESTAAEGANKDGAHTCLTPESTQTPPLQDKTLANTNTTPGNTSAFLAPSTAAKTKGSQLVHQNAFQEVFSSLKKTQLSMEIFQRLRKIYGELECQYCGKLFWYKVHYNVHVRTHTKEHSHYCSKCSYSSITKSSLKRHQLQKHSGLSLACSKTGCKYTTSDKYKLQAHLKTHQEKGKAVSCPVCKQSLSEHRLKSHIKTSHPDAPAARGKGMMVQRAEMCPYCDSYFLKNSSDFQQHIWAHQGVKPYTCSMCDYASRSRSNLKTHMNRHNTDRPHLCDLCGKKFKSKGTLKSHRLSHTDKGKQFQCSVCDYTSGSRPSLLRHMEQHCEFKPFQCAHCQYSCNNAAALKRHYNLKHPDQTYEDVKPGLPDADAVKQQGGMICPECDCVYRTKWELNRHLKSKHSLKIVDGHFEQAGQETEAQYVSVENEEHQTEAPLMDPQDSGDIEHVTETQDAVTSMVTMAPGTVTVVQQLQVGEEQEGANCNNQLMVLQADGSLDGNQVMVVEETHGLEALTVLTQGDNTHHYIVYVQEHTVEIN